The Triticum aestivum cultivar Chinese Spring chromosome 3A, IWGSC CS RefSeq v2.1, whole genome shotgun sequence genome includes a region encoding these proteins:
- the LOC123061679 gene encoding high mobility group B protein 14, protein MQTREPSSQVIQSLLLCAALLCFFLLPPPASRPTPLYARRVREKCGMKTRSQTTPKPLNTVRLPPVESPRTRSRPKPKPETRKKGTLGDLRRPKKPPTAFFYFMEDFRKTFQEENPSVKAMQDVGKACGEKWNKMAFEEKVKYYDLATERRAEFEKAMAQYNKKKINGELSEESE, encoded by the exons ATGCAAACCCGGGAGCCCAGCAGCCAGGTGATCCAGAGTCTCCTCCTCTGCGCTGCGCTTCtctgcttctttcttcttcctcctcccgcaagccGACCTACGCCTCTGTACGCTCGGCGAGTCCGAGAAAAGTGCGGGATGAAGACGAGGTCGCAGACCACCCCGAAGCCCCTCAATACGGTGCGGCTGCCCCCCGTAGAGAGCCCCCGCACGAGGTCGAGGCCGAAGCCGAAGCCGGAGACGCGGAAGAAGGGGACCCTCGGCGACCTCCGCCGCCCCAAGAAGCCCCCAACCGCCTTCTTCTATTTTAT GGAGGATTTCCGGAAAACGTTTCAGGAAGAAAATCCAAGTGTAAAAGCAATGCAGGAT GTAGGGAAGGCATGTGGTGAGAAATGGAATAAAATGGCATTTGAG GAAAAGGTGAAGTATTATGATCTAGCTACCGAGAGGCGTGCTGAGTTTGAGAAGGCGATGGCTCAATATAACAAGAAAAAG ATAAATGGTGAATTGTCCGAAGAATCAGAGTAG